From Afipia carboxidovorans OM5, one genomic window encodes:
- the pepT gene encoding peptidase T, with protein sequence MTNTPKFNHTVLERFLRYVQIDTQSDPESPTTPSTDKQKNLGRILAEELRALGLADAHLDEHGYVYATLPANTDKTVPVVCFCSHMDTSPDCSGKDVKPQIVKNYQGGDIVLPADSSQVIRFAEHPALADQIGHDIVTTDGTTLLGADNKSGVAEIMDAVQVLLANPQIKHGPIKILFTPDEEIGRGVDKVDLKKLGADVAYTIDGERAGSIEDESFSADAATIHIQGVSAHPGMAKGKMEHAIKIAARIVERLPQDTLTPETTEGREGFLHPVGITGALEEATLHYIVRDFTVAGLKEKEALLERTVAEVMKDFPRSTYRIDIREQYRNMKEIVDRQPDIVDHAMEAIRRAGLKPVRGSIRGGTDGSRLSFMGLPCPNIFAGEHAFHSRLEWVSVQDMEAAVRTIVHLAAIWEERA encoded by the coding sequence ATGACGAATACCCCAAAGTTCAATCACACCGTTCTCGAGCGATTCCTGCGCTATGTGCAGATCGACACACAGTCCGATCCGGAATCGCCAACGACGCCGTCGACCGACAAGCAGAAAAACCTCGGCCGGATACTCGCGGAGGAATTGCGCGCGCTCGGTCTTGCCGACGCCCATCTCGACGAACACGGCTACGTCTATGCGACGTTGCCCGCCAACACCGACAAGACCGTGCCGGTGGTGTGCTTCTGTTCGCACATGGACACCTCGCCGGATTGCAGCGGCAAGGATGTGAAGCCGCAGATCGTCAAGAACTATCAGGGCGGCGACATCGTGTTGCCGGCGGATTCCTCACAAGTCATCCGCTTCGCTGAACACCCTGCCCTCGCCGATCAGATCGGCCACGACATCGTCACCACCGATGGCACCACATTACTTGGCGCCGACAACAAATCAGGCGTAGCCGAGATCATGGACGCGGTGCAGGTTCTGCTCGCCAATCCGCAGATCAAGCACGGTCCGATCAAGATCCTGTTCACGCCCGATGAAGAGATCGGCCGCGGCGTCGACAAGGTCGACTTGAAGAAGCTCGGCGCCGATGTCGCCTATACGATCGATGGCGAGCGCGCGGGCTCGATCGAGGACGAAAGCTTTTCCGCCGATGCGGCAACCATTCACATTCAGGGCGTCAGCGCCCATCCCGGCATGGCCAAGGGCAAGATGGAGCACGCGATTAAAATCGCCGCGCGCATTGTCGAACGGTTGCCGCAGGATACGCTGACACCTGAGACGACCGAAGGACGCGAGGGTTTTCTCCACCCGGTCGGCATCACCGGTGCGCTTGAGGAAGCGACGCTGCATTACATCGTGCGCGATTTCACCGTAGCGGGGCTAAAAGAGAAGGAAGCGCTACTGGAGCGCACCGTCGCCGAAGTGATGAAAGACTTTCCGCGCTCGACCTATCGTATCGATATCCGCGAGCAATATCGCAACATGAAGGAAATCGTCGACCGGCAACCGGACATCGTCGATCACGCCATGGAAGCGATCCGTCGCGCGGGCCTCAAGCCCGTACGCGGCAGCATTCGCGGCGGCACCGACGGGTCGCGCCTGTCGTTCATGGGGCTTCCCTGCCCGAACATCTTTGCCGGCGAACACGCCTTCCATTCGCGGCTCGAATGGGTGAGCGTGCAAGACATGGAAGCGGCGGTCCGCACCATCGTGCACCTTGCCGCGATCTGGGAGGAGCGGGCCTAA
- a CDS encoding HU family DNA-binding protein — translation MAKKAATPATVTLKHLAAALAEEHELSKKTAEAILTDLVTKVTKHLKKGDRIRIVGLGILQVRKRAARMGRNPATGEAIHIKASKKVAFRASKELKEAI, via the coding sequence ATGGCGAAGAAAGCAGCGACTCCAGCGACTGTTACGCTCAAGCACCTTGCCGCCGCACTCGCGGAAGAACACGAACTCTCCAAGAAGACCGCGGAAGCGATTCTGACCGACCTCGTCACCAAGGTCACCAAGCACCTCAAGAAGGGCGACCGCATCCGTATCGTGGGTCTCGGCATCCTCCAGGTCCGCAAGCGCGCCGCCCGCATGGGCCGCAATCCAGCCACTGGCGAAGCGATCCACATCAAGGCCAGCAAGAAGGTTGCCTTCCGCGCCTCCAAGGAGCTGAAGGAAGCGATCTAA
- a CDS encoding SGNH hydrolase domain-containing protein, whose translation MDQLQYRTNATDSGLFAFIADWLGVRQRAGRSFVVIGAQVTANQCTFSNERLAPAPLPHAPPPSCPPKPREQALREGAKINAALARVVAKFPDRAQLLIPADIFCGETCATVKDGTWLYLDVGHFNVVGSRYAITRAQPMLVDLLRN comes from the coding sequence CTGGATCAGCTCCAATATCGTACGAACGCGACAGATTCCGGATTGTTCGCATTTATAGCCGACTGGCTTGGAGTACGCCAACGTGCAGGCCGGTCTTTTGTCGTGATCGGTGCGCAGGTCACGGCAAACCAATGCACCTTCAGCAACGAGCGCCTCGCACCCGCGCCGCTGCCGCATGCACCGCCTCCATCGTGCCCGCCGAAACCACGTGAGCAGGCCTTGCGCGAGGGCGCCAAGATCAACGCCGCACTGGCGCGTGTGGTGGCAAAATTCCCCGACCGCGCCCAACTTCTCATCCCCGCAGATATCTTCTGCGGCGAGACATGCGCGACAGTAAAGGACGGCACCTGGCTTTATCTCGATGTGGGCCACTTCAACGTCGTGGGCTCTCGCTACGCCATCACGCGCGCACAACCGATGCTTGTCGATCTGCTGCGAAACTAA
- a CDS encoding class I SAM-dependent methyltransferase produces the protein MSRLTQLVRKYRNSRAAQKNAFAYYSVRLPDGSLTMPGADWEMSAHPVFLGAKSFLTDTFGDQLEGKSILDLGCLEGGFSVEFARLGMRATGLEVRTSNVKKCFYLKSKLGLPNLNFVQDDCWNFKQYGNSFDVIFCSGLLYHLSEPRKFIGMLADSCNHLILDTHYATVENDHETLKLDEVATHEGLSGRWYREYEDGKDNRNDNAHWNSWGNTRSFWPYKDEVLRALESAGFKGINDSYFPRHDFQRFMVTGHK, from the coding sequence ATGAGCAGACTTACCCAACTTGTTAGAAAATACCGAAACAGCCGTGCAGCGCAGAAAAACGCTTTTGCCTACTACTCGGTGCGCCTTCCGGATGGATCACTGACAATGCCTGGCGCTGATTGGGAGATGTCAGCCCACCCCGTATTTCTAGGAGCAAAGAGCTTTCTTACGGACACATTTGGCGATCAGCTAGAGGGTAAATCGATTCTCGACCTCGGCTGCCTAGAAGGGGGCTTCAGTGTCGAATTTGCCCGCCTCGGGATGCGCGCAACAGGCCTCGAAGTGCGTACAAGCAATGTAAAAAAATGCTTCTATCTCAAATCAAAACTAGGTCTTCCGAACCTCAATTTTGTTCAGGACGATTGCTGGAATTTCAAGCAGTACGGAAATTCCTTCGATGTAATTTTTTGCTCCGGACTTCTGTATCATCTATCAGAGCCGAGGAAGTTCATCGGCATGTTGGCGGATTCTTGCAACCATCTCATTCTCGATACTCACTACGCTACAGTTGAGAATGACCACGAGACGCTCAAGCTCGATGAAGTTGCAACGCACGAAGGCTTATCAGGTCGGTGGTACCGAGAGTACGAAGACGGAAAAGACAACAGAAACGATAATGCGCATTGGAATTCATGGGGAAATACGCGGTCTTTCTGGCCGTATAAGGATGAGGTTCTACGTGCCCTTGAATCCGCAGGATTCAAGGGCATAAACGACAGCTATTTTCCGCGACATGACTTTCAAAGATTCATGGTAACTGGTCACAAATAG
- a CDS encoding outer membrane protein produces MGRGVVFKTKTALACLAVSALAFTNVEAREARVVPVSASPVLWNWTGFYLGAHLGAGFGTSKVDNPYGPSIYGDTIRLPGGFAGLQGGYNWQGAGSPWVFGVEADVSAVNADGTNTCLAYSGQFVSANCRARQQAMGSITGRIGRTISPDGRTLAYIKGGTAFMSGDLSLTTNAPDYILQPSSERRDTRWGWMLGAGLEHAITGAWSVKAEYAYANFGHRDVMAPGGGFLMTPFDPGSLVNTTGLPTRASLDSHLVRLGLNYHLGRGAGPGEGMVFSAPARPQPAAWHVEVGARYWYSHGRYQNDLAMNTNMAQQNHLISRLTYESTGHSGEIFWRADGPRGFFLKGFAGGGGLTSGHMNDEDWFPTDPSGAMAYSNTYHGKVTGKIAYVTFDAGVDLLGDAANKIGVFAGYNFYRDRKDSFGCAQIALPDARSICGVHMPLTSIAISQYEDWHSLRVGVNGTLTIAPGLKLNVDAAYLPYAHVTALDIHHHRTEMPSPKSPAWGVGQGVQLEAILGYDITPRWTVGIGGRYWAMWSSKILTAGFGSATATEALPIRVERYGTFLQASYKFGTP; encoded by the coding sequence ATGGGACGGGGCGTGGTCTTTAAAACAAAAACAGCGTTGGCTTGTCTCGCAGTCTCTGCGCTTGCCTTCACGAACGTAGAGGCGCGGGAGGCGCGCGTCGTGCCGGTGAGCGCGAGCCCTGTGCTGTGGAATTGGACCGGATTTTATCTTGGGGCGCATCTCGGTGCGGGCTTCGGCACCTCGAAGGTCGATAATCCATATGGCCCTTCGATCTACGGCGATACGATCCGGCTGCCGGGCGGATTTGCAGGCCTGCAGGGCGGCTATAACTGGCAGGGCGCGGGTTCGCCCTGGGTGTTCGGCGTGGAGGCCGATGTCTCGGCCGTGAATGCCGATGGCACCAATACGTGCCTCGCTTATTCCGGCCAGTTCGTCTCCGCGAACTGCCGTGCGCGCCAGCAGGCGATGGGCAGCATCACCGGGCGCATCGGCCGCACGATCTCGCCGGATGGGCGCACGCTCGCCTATATCAAGGGCGGTACCGCGTTCATGAGCGGTGACCTGTCGCTCACGACAAATGCTCCTGACTACATTTTACAACCCTCAAGCGAGCGGCGGGATACGCGCTGGGGTTGGATGCTCGGTGCCGGTCTTGAGCATGCCATCACAGGTGCATGGTCGGTAAAGGCCGAATACGCCTATGCCAATTTCGGCCATCGCGACGTGATGGCGCCGGGCGGTGGGTTTCTCATGACGCCCTTTGACCCGGGCTCGTTGGTGAACACCACAGGCCTGCCGACGCGTGCGAGCCTCGACAGCCATCTCGTCAGGCTCGGATTGAACTATCATCTCGGGCGTGGTGCAGGGCCGGGAGAGGGGATGGTTTTCTCCGCTCCAGCGCGGCCGCAACCCGCCGCCTGGCACGTCGAGGTCGGCGCCCGCTATTGGTACAGCCATGGCCGCTACCAGAACGACCTCGCGATGAACACAAACATGGCGCAGCAGAACCATCTGATCTCGCGCCTGACTTATGAGAGCACCGGCCATTCCGGTGAAATTTTCTGGCGGGCGGATGGTCCACGCGGCTTTTTCCTGAAGGGATTTGCCGGGGGTGGCGGGCTCACCTCCGGACACATGAACGATGAGGACTGGTTTCCGACCGATCCGAGCGGTGCCATGGCCTATTCGAATACGTATCACGGCAAGGTCACCGGCAAGATCGCCTATGTAACGTTCGATGCGGGTGTGGATCTGCTCGGCGATGCCGCCAATAAGATCGGTGTGTTCGCGGGCTACAATTTCTATCGCGACCGGAAGGATTCGTTCGGTTGTGCACAGATTGCGTTGCCGGATGCCCGCTCGATTTGCGGCGTACACATGCCTTTGACCTCGATTGCAATCTCGCAATACGAGGACTGGCACTCGCTTCGCGTCGGCGTGAACGGCACGCTCACGATTGCGCCGGGCCTGAAGTTGAACGTCGATGCCGCGTATCTGCCTTATGCGCATGTCACTGCGCTCGACATCCATCACCACCGCACCGAGATGCCGTCGCCTAAATCACCGGCATGGGGTGTCGGGCAGGGCGTCCAGCTCGAGGCGATCCTCGGATACGATATTACGCCACGCTGGACCGTCGGCATCGGCGGGCGCTATTGGGCGATGTGGTCGAGCAAGATACTGACCGCAGGTTTCGGCAGCGCGACGGCGACGGAGGCGTTGCCGATCCGTGTGGAGCGTTACGGTACCTTCCTGCAGGCATCGTACAAGTTCGGCACGCCGTAG
- a CDS encoding tartrate dehydrogenase → MASHASANRSYRLAVIPGDGIGKEVVPEGLRVLEAAGCKFGFDLRQDHFDFASCDYYQKHGQMMPDNWKDLVGGHDAIYFGAVGMPAIVPDHISLWGSLIKFRREFDQYANVRPVRLMPGVPSPLVGRKPGDIDFFVVRENTEGEYSSIGGRMYPDTDREIVMQETVMSRAGVDRILKYAFELARKRPRKHVTSATKSNGISITMPYWDERVEAMAKAYPDIKCDKYHIDILAAHFVLNPDRFDVVVASNLFGDILSDLGPACTGTIGIAPSGSLNPDRRFPSLFEPVHGSAPDIAGQGIANPIAQIWSGALMLDHLGETEASKAVIAAIESVLSEEKLRTRDLGGSAGTEACGKAVAAALG, encoded by the coding sequence ATGGCCAGCCACGCTTCCGCGAACCGCTCATATCGTCTTGCCGTCATTCCGGGAGACGGGATCGGAAAGGAGGTCGTGCCTGAGGGCCTGCGCGTGCTCGAAGCCGCAGGGTGCAAGTTCGGGTTCGATCTGCGTCAGGATCATTTCGATTTCGCCTCCTGCGACTACTACCAGAAGCACGGCCAGATGATGCCGGACAACTGGAAGGATTTGGTCGGCGGTCACGATGCGATCTATTTCGGCGCGGTTGGTATGCCGGCGATCGTGCCGGATCACATTTCGCTGTGGGGCTCGCTCATCAAGTTTCGCCGCGAGTTCGATCAGTATGCGAACGTCCGGCCGGTGCGATTGATGCCGGGCGTGCCGTCGCCGCTCGTTGGCCGCAAGCCGGGCGATATCGATTTCTTCGTCGTGCGCGAGAACACCGAGGGCGAGTATTCCTCGATCGGCGGGCGGATGTATCCCGACACCGACCGCGAGATCGTGATGCAGGAAACGGTGATGTCACGTGCGGGCGTCGATCGCATTTTGAAATATGCCTTCGAGCTTGCCCGCAAGCGCCCTCGCAAGCACGTTACCTCGGCGACGAAATCCAACGGCATCTCGATCACGATGCCGTATTGGGACGAACGCGTGGAGGCGATGGCGAAAGCTTATCCGGACATCAAATGCGACAAGTATCATATCGATATTCTGGCCGCGCATTTCGTGCTGAACCCGGACCGCTTCGATGTCGTCGTTGCCTCGAACCTGTTCGGTGACATTCTCTCCGATCTCGGGCCGGCCTGCACCGGCACCATCGGCATTGCGCCTTCGGGAAGCCTCAATCCGGATCGCCGGTTCCCCTCACTGTTCGAGCCAGTTCATGGCTCAGCTCCCGACATTGCGGGGCAGGGCATTGCCAACCCGATCGCGCAGATCTGGTCCGGTGCCTTGATGCTCGATCACCTCGGCGAGACGGAGGCGAGCAAGGCCGTGATTGCTGCCATCGAAAGTGTGCTGTCGGAGGAGAAACTGCGGACCCGTGACCTCGGCGGCAGCGCTGGAACGGAGGCTTGCGGCAAGGCTGTTGCGGCTGCTCTCGGTTAA
- the lon gene encoding endopeptidase La has product MTASTKPRPTIVAGESHQYPVLPLRDIVVFPHMIVPLFVGREKSIRALEDVMKNDALILLATQKNASDDDPAADAIYEIGTLASVLQLLKLPDGTVKVLVEGLERARVTKYSDRTDYYEAEAVALADTGAESVEAEALGRSVVSDFESYVKLNKKISAEVVGVVQQITDYAKLADTVASHLAVKIADRQDILETLSVSQRLEKVLGLMESEISVLQVEKKIRSRVKRQMEKTQREYYLNEQMKAIQKELGDDEGRDELADLEEKIAKTKLSKEAREKAQHELKKLRQMSPMSAEATVVRNYLDWLLSIPWGKKSKVKKDLAAAQDILDADHYGLEKVKDRIVEYLAVQSRANKLTGPILCLVGPPGVGKTSLGKSIAKATGREFVRVSLGGVRDEAEIRGHRRTYIGSMPGKIIQSMRKAKTSNPLFLLDEIDKMGADFRGDPSSALLEVLDPEQNGTFNDHYLEVDYDLSNVMFITTANTLNIPGPLMDRMEIIRIAGYTENEKIEIARKHLIPAAVSKHGLSSKEFSIDDEALLLVIRRYTREAGVRNLERELSTLARKAVKELTISKKTSVKVTEAVVEEMLGVPKFRYGEIESDDQVGVVTGLAWTDVGGELLTIESVMMPGKGRMTVTGNLRDVMKESISAAASYVRSRAINYGIEPPLFERRDIHVHVPEGATPKDGPSAGVAMATTIVSVLTGIPIRHDVAMTGEITLRGRVLPIGGLKEKLLAAARGGIKTVFIPEDNAKDLTEISDAIKGGLEIIPVSRMDEVLSKALVRAPTPIVWEEDTAVPPPAEPSDEAGLTAH; this is encoded by the coding sequence ATGACTGCCTCCACTAAGCCTCGTCCCACGATTGTCGCTGGCGAAAGCCATCAGTACCCCGTTTTGCCGCTGCGCGACATCGTCGTTTTCCCGCACATGATCGTGCCGCTGTTCGTTGGCCGCGAGAAATCCATTCGCGCGCTCGAAGACGTGATGAAGAACGACGCGCTGATCCTGCTCGCGACGCAGAAGAATGCATCGGATGATGATCCGGCCGCGGATGCGATCTATGAGATCGGCACGCTCGCCAGTGTACTGCAGCTCCTCAAGCTGCCCGACGGCACCGTGAAGGTGCTGGTCGAGGGCCTGGAGCGCGCGCGCGTCACCAAATATTCCGACCGCACCGATTACTACGAAGCCGAAGCGGTTGCGCTCGCCGACACTGGCGCCGAGAGCGTCGAGGCGGAAGCGCTCGGCCGCTCGGTCGTGTCCGACTTCGAGAGCTATGTGAAGCTGAACAAGAAGATCTCCGCCGAAGTCGTTGGCGTCGTTCAGCAGATCACTGATTACGCGAAGCTCGCCGACACGGTGGCCTCGCATCTCGCGGTCAAGATCGCCGACCGGCAGGACATTCTGGAAACGTTGTCCGTCTCGCAGCGCCTTGAGAAGGTGCTGGGGCTGATGGAGAGCGAGATCTCTGTGCTGCAGGTCGAGAAGAAGATCCGTTCGCGCGTCAAGCGCCAGATGGAGAAGACCCAGCGCGAATACTACCTGAACGAGCAGATGAAGGCGATCCAGAAGGAGCTCGGCGACGACGAAGGTCGCGACGAGCTGGCCGATCTGGAAGAGAAGATCGCCAAGACCAAGCTCTCGAAGGAAGCTCGCGAGAAGGCGCAGCACGAGTTGAAGAAGCTGCGGCAGATGTCTCCGATGTCGGCCGAAGCGACCGTCGTGCGCAACTATCTCGACTGGCTGTTGTCGATTCCGTGGGGCAAGAAGTCGAAGGTCAAGAAGGACCTTGCTGCCGCGCAGGACATCCTCGACGCCGATCACTACGGGCTTGAGAAGGTCAAGGACCGCATCGTCGAGTATCTCGCGGTGCAGTCGCGCGCCAACAAGCTGACAGGTCCGATCCTGTGCCTTGTCGGCCCTCCGGGCGTCGGCAAGACCTCGCTCGGCAAGTCGATCGCCAAGGCAACGGGGCGTGAGTTCGTGCGCGTCTCGCTCGGCGGCGTGCGCGATGAAGCGGAAATCCGCGGTCACCGCCGCACCTATATCGGCTCGATGCCCGGCAAGATCATCCAGTCGATGCGCAAGGCGAAGACCTCGAACCCGCTGTTCCTGCTCGATGAGATCGACAAGATGGGCGCCGATTTCCGCGGCGATCCGTCCTCGGCCTTGCTCGAAGTGCTCGACCCCGAGCAGAACGGCACGTTCAACGATCACTACCTCGAGGTCGACTACGATCTCTCCAACGTGATGTTCATCACGACCGCGAATACGCTGAATATTCCCGGCCCGCTGATGGACCGCATGGAGATCATCCGGATCGCCGGCTACACCGAGAACGAGAAGATCGAGATCGCGCGCAAGCACCTGATCCCGGCTGCGGTGAGCAAGCACGGCCTGTCGTCGAAGGAGTTCTCCATCGACGATGAGGCGCTGCTGCTGGTGATCCGCCGCTACACCCGCGAGGCGGGCGTGCGTAATCTCGAGCGCGAGCTCTCGACACTGGCCCGCAAGGCGGTGAAGGAGCTCACGATCTCGAAGAAGACGTCGGTCAAGGTGACGGAAGCGGTGGTCGAGGAGATGCTCGGCGTACCGAAGTTCCGTTACGGCGAGATCGAGAGCGACGACCAGGTTGGCGTCGTGACCGGCCTTGCGTGGACGGATGTTGGCGGCGAGTTGCTCACCATCGAAAGCGTCATGATGCCCGGCAAGGGCCGCATGACAGTGACGGGCAACCTGCGCGACGTGATGAAGGAATCGATCTCGGCGGCGGCGTCCTACGTCCGCTCGCGGGCGATCAATTACGGCATCGAGCCGCCTCTGTTCGAGCGGCGCGATATCCACGTCCACGTGCCCGAGGGCGCAACGCCGAAGGACGGCCCGTCCGCTGGCGTGGCGATGGCGACCACCATCGTCTCGGTGCTGACCGGCATTCCGATCCGGCACGATGTCGCCATGACCGGCGAGATCACACTGCGCGGGCGGGTGCTGCCGATCGGCGGCCTGAAGGAGAAGCTGCTTGCGGCCGCGCGTGGCGGCATCAAGACGGTCTTCATTCCGGAAGATAACGCCAAGGATCTCACCGAGATTTCCGACGCCATCAAGGGCGGACTGGAGATCATCCCGGTGAGCCGGATGGACGAGGTGCTGAGCAAAGCTCTGGTGCGCGCCCCGACGCCGATCGTCTGGGAGGAGGACACCGCGGTTCCGCCTCCGGCAGAGCCCTCCGATGAAGCGGGCCTCACCGCTCATTAA